The genomic window GGTGTCGTTCTTGACAGGCCTGTCTTGCGTCCGGGCACCGTCAACAGCAGAACGGGCAGTCCAACGGACCTCCCGCCGAGGCGGCCGTTTGATCTCCGGTACAGGGCAACGGCCGCTCGGTTACGAAACATCAATGCGGCCTTGGAAATTGGATGCATCTGCCGTCGGGAGAACGGATATCTTCGCCCATGCTCTCCCAACCTCCCTTCGAATGTCGGTTGTAGCCGACGTGTAGTCGGCCGAGATCAATTGCGTCGCAAGCAGACTGAGCTTGGTATCTACTTCTGATTGCCGTAGTCGAGCCAGGTGCCGTCTGGCATGATTGCTTCGGTGAGGTCGGCACCGTCCAGGACGGCGGTGGCAATATCGGCCCCGGACAAGTTGGCCTTGCCAAGGTAGGCACTGATCAGGATGGCGCCGGTCAGGTCTGCTTGACCGAGATATGCGCCAGTCATGTACGCACCGGACAGGTCCGCCCCGGCGAGATCCGCGTACCCGAGGAACGTTGACTTCAGATACGCCATAGTCAGGTTGGCGTCCCGCAAACTAGCGCGTGTGAGGTACGCGCCGGTGAAGTTGGCATCGTGCGCGATCACCCCGCTGAGATCGGCCCTCGC from Rhodococcus sp. P1Y includes these protein-coding regions:
- a CDS encoding pentapeptide repeat-containing protein produces the protein MASTSLAASLDLLRSDVAAWNSCREAPGSGRVSLAEADLAGDRLAGANLSGVDLTGADLSGADLADANLAGANLTSAEFVGADMARADLSGVIAHDANFTGAYLTRASLRDANLTMAYLKSTFLGYADLAGADLSGAYMTGAYLGQADLTGAILISAYLGKANLSGADIATAVLDGADLTEAIMPDGTWLDYGNQK